The Pseudomonas sp. LFM046 region CAGGACGAACTGCCGTTCCCCGGAAGGCACCTGGCCGCCCGCGTAGAAGCTGTTCTGCAGGTTGCCGCTGGCATCCACCCAGGTGAAGTAGCGACGCTTGCTTTCACCGGCCTTGGCGCTGCCGGGCCATTGGGTGCCGTCAGTGTCCCGCAGGCGCGCCTGGTCGCTCTGGACAATGCGTTTGGCCGCCTGGCGCTGCTGCTCGCTGTAGCGGCTGTCGACGAAGGTGTTGTGCACCCTGCCCTGGTCGTCGATCCAGGTCAGGTAGCGGCCATTGCTGGCGTGGGCGGCGCCAGCGAGGCTCAGGGCGATCAGGAGGATGGGCGCTTTCATCAGAAGGTCGTCTGGTAGGTCATGGCCAGGATGTAGGCCTTCACCGAGGTCTCCACGTTCAGCCCCGCGTAGGGGTTGTAGACCAGGTTGTCGATGCCGGTGCAGTTGAGGTTGCAGCTGGTGTCGGCCTTGGTGCTCTGCTTCGTGGTGAAGTAGTTGAAGCCCACATCGATATTGGTGTCCTTGTCCCAGCGATAGCCCAGGCCAAGGCCGTAGAGATGGGCGTCGCCGATGGGCGCCAGGACGTCGGCCCGGTCATCGGGAATCGCCGACGGGCGCCACTCGTAGCCCGCACGCAGGGCGAGGCGGTCGTTCCACTGGTACTGCATGCCCAGGGCCCAGCTCCAGGTATCGCGGTAGCCACGGTCAAGGATGATGCTGTGGTTGGTGGCCTTGCCGCCGCCGAAGTTCTTGGCGATGCGCAGCAGGTCCAGCTCGCGGTCGAACTCGATCTCGAATTCGTTCCAGTCGCTGTAGCCGCTCCATTTCAGGTCGACGTTGAACTGCCAGCGCTCGAAGGGCTTGATCTTGATGCCGGTGGAGAAGTTGTCCGGGTAGGTCATGTCGAGGGAGGCGTTGCCCATCTCTTCGTCGACGTTGCCCAGCGGGAACAGCGGACTGAGGACCTGGCCGAACAGGGATGACTGCATGCCGGACCAGAAGCCCTGCCATTCCTTGCTGTAGTCCACCCGGTACTTGCCCTGCAGGTGCATCCGCGCCTCGCTCTGGTAGGTCGCCCCCCAGGCGAACCAGTCGGTGGGCTCCCAGAGGACGCCGATGTTGTAGGTGGGCGACAGCGACTGCTGCAGGTCCAGGTCCATGTTGGCCAGGGTGTCGAAGGGGCCGATCTTGCCGCCGCAGACGTTGATCAGCCCGGAGATCACCTCTCCCATTCCGGGCAGGCAGAGGAACTCGTTGAACAGCCGGGTCAGGCCCGTGAGGAAGCCAGGGTTGCGGAAGTCCTGGTTCAGCGCCATGGCCTGGTGGGAGAAGCCGATGGACAGCCCCAACGCCAGTTGGTCGTTCATCTGGTAGCCGACGGAGGGCGAGAAGTAGGTGATGCGCTGCAGGGCCACTTCGCGCCCCTGGTAGCGCGCCGGATCGCTGTCGGAATCCCGCGAGTAGCCCAGCGCCATGGGCGCATAGACGTTGGTGGCGAAGGTGAACTTGGAGCCCGGCGGATTGATCGACAGCCCGGCCAGTGGCGCGAACAGCACCGGCACTTCCGTCATGCCGCCCATGCCCGGCAGGTACATGGCGGGGGTCAGGGTGCGGCTGCTGGAGTTCTTCACCGGGTCGTCGTCAAAACCGAGGAAGCCGTAATCCTCCGGCGCCTCGAACTTGGCGCGGATATCCATCACCCCAGTGAGAAACTTCACCGTGGTCTGGCGGCCCTTGAGCTTGGTCAGGGCGGCCGGGTTGTAGTGCACGGCGTCGATCCCGGAGGAGTCGGCGGTGATGGCATTGGCCATGGCCATGGCCTTGGGGTTGCCGATGGTCAGGTCGTTGGCCAGTTGTGCCTGGGCCAGCCCCGCCCAGCACAGACCGACCCCGACAATCGCCCGCACAAGCGGCGACAGATGAATGCTCATGAGGTGCTCTCTCGCCGGTTACTGGGCCTTGAGGCCTTTGATATCGAGGGGAAGTGAGAGTCCCAGGAGCACGTCCGGCGAGTCCTCGGTCATGCCGAAGCCGGCGTTGACGTTGACGATGTAGTCCGGTGACGTTCGCAAGCCGAGGGAGAAGTTCATCACCGCGCTGGTCTGCTCGGTGCCTTCCAGTTCGGTGTCGCTGAACTGGTAGGTCGGTTTCATCGTGTAGGCCATCTGGTAGGAGGTGGCGAGGGAGACGTCGTAGGACAGCGCGTAGGCGAAGCCCATGCTGAAGCTGAGGGTGTCGCCCGGCTCCACGTCCTCCAGCAGGCGCCCGCCGCGCACCTGATGAATGTCGTGCACCGGCAGGTTCCAGGTGTAGCCGAGGGAGCCGAAGAGCACGACCGGGTCGATCACATAGGACGTGTTGGCGCCCACGCCCAAGCTGTAATAGCCGTTACCGGTGGACAGGTCGTTGTCGGAGTTGATGTCGTACGGGCTTTCGCCGGTGGGCAGGCCAAGGGTGGCGAAAAGCGTGGTGACCGGCCGCCCGCGCGTGGAGGACCAGGGCTGCCAGCGCAGGGACGCGGAGACGTCGCCGAGGCTGTAGACGTTCATGTCGCGCTCGGTGTCGTACTTGGCGACGAAGGGCAGGCGCACGCTGAAGGTCAGGTTGTCCCACACCCCGTAGTCGAAGGTGAAGGAGTTGGTGAATGTGTGCTGCGCCTCGCTCTGGCCGACCACGCTGAAGACGTTGTTGCCGGTGCGGATGGTCTCGATCTGGGTGTCGCGCACCAGTGAGTAGTCGAACCCGTAGGTGAGCGTGCGCTCGCCCTTCTTCAGCAGGGTGTAGCTCTTCTCGGAAGCCTGGAAGACTTCTTCCAGCGCCTTGGCGCTGTCGGCGTCATCGTCCTTTTTGCTCAGCGCGTCACGCGCGTCGTCCACCGAGTTCTCCTCGGCCTGCAGCGGCAGACTGGTACAGAGCACCAGCATGGCCAGCCATGCGTATTCCCTTGGTCCCATGGTGCAATCCCCAGGTCTTTTCTTGTTATGTGCGGGTGTCACTTGCGACGGATGTAGCGGATGTCGCCTCCCGAGCTGAGTTCATCGAGTTCGTTTTCGGTGAACTTGGTGATCTGCGGAAACTCCTTGAACGCCAGCAGGCTGACGACGCGGTCATCCACCAGGCGCAGGTCGCGCTCGGTAAGGGCCATGGCGTTCTGTGGTTCGTTGCCCGTGGGGTAGATCACGAAGAGGACGTTCTGGTCCCAGACTTCCTCGAAGCGGGCACGGGTGAAGCTGATGTTGCCGAGGGCGGGGTCTGCGACGAACACGTGGTCGTTGTAGACGTCGCGCACCACCACGAAATGCTTGAAGCCGCCATAGTGGATCGGAACGATGGCCGGGTGCTCCAGGGCGTCGAGGTCGGCGAACTCGGCACGGAAGCCGCCGCTCTTGTAGCCCAGCGCGCCGACGAAGCGCTTCATGTCCAGCAGCGAGAAGCCCCGCCGTTCAACGATCTTGTCGGCCTCGCCGTAGCGCAGCAGGCCTTCCATCACCTGGCGTTCTTCCAGGTTCCGGCCGAGGTAATAGTCCAGCAGGCTGGTCAGGGCGGCCGAGCCGCAGCTGTAGTCGTAGGCCTGGCGGATGACGTTGCGGAACTGCAACTGGCTCATGGGCTCCACCACCGCCGTCTCGCGGTAGGGGCCATTGGGCACGAGCGGCTGGCTGATATTCACCGCCCCTTGCGGTTGCGGCTTGGTATCCACCGCCTGGGTGAAGCCGACCAGGCCCAGCAAACTGCCAACCAGGATTTCGATCATTGCCGTTCCGACTACAGGGCTTGCGGGAAAGGCCCCGTCAGCAGGGCTGACGGAGCTTTCCGGGTTGCGGGTTGAAGGCGTCTGTCAGTGACCCCAGACCTTGATGGTGGAGCCGGACATGTTCATGTTGTTGACGGCCAGGGAGCCGATGCTGGCGGAGCTGGCGTCGCCTACGCGGATGGCGCCGACCGCGAGCTGGCCGGTCATGGACGGCAGGCTGATCTGCAGTTTGTCGGTGCCGCCGGCGCCACCGTCGATGACGTCGATCTTCAGCGGGTCGCTGTCGAGGATGTCGAAGCCGGTGAAGGAGATGGTCTCCAGGCGCAGGGTACCGGTGGTGGTGGTGCCGCCGCTGGTTTCGGAGTCGGTGTAGACGACGCTGCCGATGCTGCCGTTGAAGCTACCGGAGATGCTGATGCCGTCCTGACCGGTCACGCCGGACAGAGCGGAATCGTCCATGGCCTTGAGGTCGGCCTGGGCCATGAACGGTGCAGCGAGCACAGCAGCGGCCAGAGCCAGTTGTTTGAAGGTTTTCATTCTTTTTATCTCCAAAGTTCACAGGTGGGTTTGCCCCAGGGCCTGCCGCCGACTCCTGTCGGCGGCAGTTGGACCGGCTCACGCCGATCTCCAGGCCGGACGCTGCTTCCCTAGGCGCACCCGGCGAGGATTCGCGAAGCACCGTGCTTCTCGACCTGGGAACAAAGCTACTGACCCCCTCCCCCGCTGCCAGCCCATCCAAGGGATGGAGGCAGAGGGGCACCCCACCTCAGGCCTCGCTCAGGAGGCCCAGACTCTTGCCCTTCAGAACGGCCTGCGTCCGGCTGCGTACGCCGAGCTTGGCGAACAGGTTGTGCAGGTGCCACTTGATGGTGGCTTCGGACAGGTGCACGGCCTGGGCGATGTCTCGGTTGGACAGGCCCGCCGCCACATAGCGCAGGATTTCCCGTTCGCGGTGGCTAACATCTTGATTTTCATCGAAAGTTTCAGGGTCCATGGCCAGCCGGCGGCATTGCTCGCGCAAGGCCTCGGCCACGCCTTCCCAGGCGCTTGCGCGCTTGGGCTCGGCAGCGCGCCAGGCATCCCACATCGGCAGCAGCCAGAGCGCATCGTCCTGGAACAGGCGGCGATAGCCACGATGCCAGGCTTCTTCCAGCGTGTTCTGGAACAGGGTGAAGGCCTTTTCGCTGTTACCTTTGCGCCAGTACGCCACAGAAAGTAACAACGACAGGCGCAGGCGGCGGTCGCGCTGATGCGCGTCCTGCTGCCGTGCCAGGCAATTCTCCAGGCTGGCCTGGGCCCGCTCCGGGCGGCGTTCGGTCAGGGCCAGGCGCGCCTCGGTCAGGGCCAGCACCGTGTGGGCATCGGAGTAGCGCTCCAGCGGCAACACCGCCAGATGCTGCTGCAGTTGCAGGCAGATGCGTTCGGCCTCGTTCGGGCGGCGCAGCCAGAGCAGGAACTGCACCTTGCAGGCCATGCCGTGGGCGAAGACGCGCTCATAACCGGCGCCCTGCAGGCCAGCCAGCCATTCGTCGAGTTGGGCCAGGGCCTGTTCCGGTTCGCCGGCGAAGAAGCGCGCACGCGCCATCACCAACTGGCCGCGACTGATCAGCTCGACCGGCGTCGCCACATCGCGCCAGGTAGTAGCGAGCGGCAGTTCGGCGAGGATGGCGGCCTGGCGATCCTGTTCGTACAGCAGGTCGGCGTAGGCCAGGGCCAGGGGCCCGCCCACCCGGCTGCGCCGGCCGAATACCCGTTCCACCCGCGCCCGGGCGGTCTCGGCGATGGCACGGCCGCGCTCCAGTTCGCCGCTTTCCTTGGAGATCAGTGCCTCGATCAGGCTGGTCATCACGTGCAGGTATTCGCTGTCCACCAATTTCAGGTTGTCGCGGGCCACGGCGATGGCTTTCGACGCCTCGCCGAACTCGCCCATCAGCGCATAGGCCGCCGCCTGCACACAGGCCAGGCTGGCACGGAACACCGGCTGGTTGTCCGGCACCATGGCCAGCCACTGGCGCGCGACCTTCAGGCAGCTTTCCAGCTTGTCCTGGTAGAGCATCACCAGGGCCTTGAGCACCTGGGACGCTGCCAGCAGCTCGCCCAGGCCGAAATGAAGGATCTTGCCGCGCCCTTGCAACAGGCGCGTGTTGACTTCCTCGATCAGCGCCTCGGACTCGGCGAATCGCTGCTCGAAGGCCAGTTGCCAGGCGTAGAAGATCTGGAACACCGGATGTTCCCGGATCACCTCGGCCGGCACGTCCTTGAGCATGGAGAGGATGCCGTAGACCCGGTTGCCGGCGATCAGCCGCGCACCCTGACGCTCCAGCAGCGCAGCGGCGAAAGCGAAGTCGCGGCCACGCAGGGCGTACTTGATGGCGCGGTCGGGCAGGTCGTGCCCCTCGCACCAACGGGCGGCGGCGTGCAACAGCGTGGCCGGATCGGTCCGCCGTGCCAGCCGGCCCTGGAGAAACTCGGCGAACAGGTGGTGGTAGCGGAACCACTCGCCCTG contains the following coding sequences:
- a CDS encoding outer membrane protein transport protein, with amino-acid sequence MSIHLSPLVRAIVGVGLCWAGLAQAQLANDLTIGNPKAMAMANAITADSSGIDAVHYNPAALTKLKGRQTTVKFLTGVMDIRAKFEAPEDYGFLGFDDDPVKNSSSRTLTPAMYLPGMGGMTEVPVLFAPLAGLSINPPGSKFTFATNVYAPMALGYSRDSDSDPARYQGREVALQRITYFSPSVGYQMNDQLALGLSIGFSHQAMALNQDFRNPGFLTGLTRLFNEFLCLPGMGEVISGLINVCGGKIGPFDTLANMDLDLQQSLSPTYNIGVLWEPTDWFAWGATYQSEARMHLQGKYRVDYSKEWQGFWSGMQSSLFGQVLSPLFPLGNVDEEMGNASLDMTYPDNFSTGIKIKPFERWQFNVDLKWSGYSDWNEFEIEFDRELDLLRIAKNFGGGKATNHSIILDRGYRDTWSWALGMQYQWNDRLALRAGYEWRPSAIPDDRADVLAPIGDAHLYGLGLGYRWDKDTNIDVGFNYFTTKQSTKADTSCNLNCTGIDNLVYNPYAGLNVETSVKAYILAMTYQTTF
- a CDS encoding flagellar protein FilC — protein: MLVLCTSLPLQAEENSVDDARDALSKKDDDADSAKALEEVFQASEKSYTLLKKGERTLTYGFDYSLVRDTQIETIRTGNNVFSVVGQSEAQHTFTNSFTFDYGVWDNLTFSVRLPFVAKYDTERDMNVYSLGDVSASLRWQPWSSTRGRPVTTLFATLGLPTGESPYDINSDNDLSTGNGYYSLGVGANTSYVIDPVVLFGSLGYTWNLPVHDIHQVRGGRLLEDVEPGDTLSFSMGFAYALSYDVSLATSYQMAYTMKPTYQFSDTELEGTEQTSAVMNFSLGLRTSPDYIVNVNAGFGMTEDSPDVLLGLSLPLDIKGLKAQ
- a CDS encoding C39 family peptidase; the encoded protein is MIEILVGSLLGLVGFTQAVDTKPQPQGAVNISQPLVPNGPYRETAVVEPMSQLQFRNVIRQAYDYSCGSAALTSLLDYYLGRNLEERQVMEGLLRYGEADKIVERRGFSLLDMKRFVGALGYKSGGFRAEFADLDALEHPAIVPIHYGGFKHFVVVRDVYNDHVFVADPALGNISFTRARFEEVWDQNVLFVIYPTGNEPQNAMALTERDLRLVDDRVVSLLAFKEFPQITKFTENELDELSSGGDIRYIRRK
- a CDS encoding DUF6160 family protein, with amino-acid sequence MKTFKQLALAAAVLAAPFMAQADLKAMDDSALSGVTGQDGISISGSFNGSIGSVVYTDSETSGGTTTTGTLRLETISFTGFDILDSDPLKIDVIDGGAGGTDKLQISLPSMTGQLAVGAIRVGDASSASIGSLAVNNMNMSGSTIKVWGH
- a CDS encoding LuxR C-terminal-related transcriptional regulator; protein product: MNDLSLIRPQQTPMLLTKLYPADAGGRPVLPRRALIERMHAARDLRVLVLSAPAGFGKSTALSLFRQRLQAEGNRVAWLSCDEADSEPQRLLQYLVAAVDAVLPGFGSNTVGLLQGDVSWPIEAVIDAFIGDLKRIEGKLYLILDDFHRIRHVALDQGARYLIENLPGNVHLISSTRFTPRILFSESESLLLKAEDLRLTFEETEAYFREVRQLPLTAAEARLLHGRTEGWITALHLASLALARHPDRAAFLASLSGTERNIADYLTEDVLESLPQALQQFLEQTSVLDEFCADLCNALTDRRDGLDMLMRLQREQLFVIPLDEQGEWFRYHHLFAEFLQGRLARRTDPATLLHAAARWCEGHDLPDRAIKYALRGRDFAFAAALLERQGARLIAGNRVYGILSMLKDVPAEVIREHPVFQIFYAWQLAFEQRFAESEALIEEVNTRLLQGRGKILHFGLGELLAASQVLKALVMLYQDKLESCLKVARQWLAMVPDNQPVFRASLACVQAAAYALMGEFGEASKAIAVARDNLKLVDSEYLHVMTSLIEALISKESGELERGRAIAETARARVERVFGRRSRVGGPLALAYADLLYEQDRQAAILAELPLATTWRDVATPVELISRGQLVMARARFFAGEPEQALAQLDEWLAGLQGAGYERVFAHGMACKVQFLLWLRRPNEAERICLQLQQHLAVLPLERYSDAHTVLALTEARLALTERRPERAQASLENCLARQQDAHQRDRRLRLSLLLSVAYWRKGNSEKAFTLFQNTLEEAWHRGYRRLFQDDALWLLPMWDAWRAAEPKRASAWEGVAEALREQCRRLAMDPETFDENQDVSHREREILRYVAAGLSNRDIAQAVHLSEATIKWHLHNLFAKLGVRSRTQAVLKGKSLGLLSEA